In Spiroplasma sp. SV19, one DNA window encodes the following:
- the mutM gene encoding DNA-formamidopyrimidine glycosylase, translated as MPELPEVETVRRILTKYVVGKTITDCQIFWNKIIKAPADSKLFIKEIVGQKINRIDRMGKHLLFILDDYVLISHLRMEGKYFFTKKDEPGEWQHIMVLFELDHQFQLRYHDTRKFGTMHLYHKSEYLQQAPLNKLGYEPFDARITVSYLKNAWQNKSQPIKTTLLEQNVVVGIGNIYANEILFASKIHPGEKTKNLTDQDYQNIIDNTKVVLQQAINEGGTTIATYHPEPGMDGKFLQQLKVHGRNKMECFNCQNKVDKIFVNGRGTYYCNYCQKLK; from the coding sequence ATGCCAGAATTACCAGAAGTAGAAACAGTTCGTCGAATTTTAACAAAATATGTCGTGGGGAAAACAATTACTGATTGTCAAATTTTTTGAAATAAAATAATAAAAGCGCCAGCTGATTCAAAGCTTTTTATTAAAGAAATCGTTGGTCAGAAGATTAATCGAATTGATCGGATGGGAAAACATTTGCTTTTTATTCTTGATGATTATGTTCTAATTAGCCATTTACGAATGGAAGGAAAATACTTTTTTACTAAAAAAGATGAACCAGGAGAATGACAACATATTATGGTTCTATTTGAACTTGATCATCAATTTCAATTACGTTATCATGATACAAGAAAATTTGGAACAATGCATTTATATCATAAAAGTGAATATTTACAACAAGCACCATTAAATAAATTAGGATATGAACCATTTGATGCACGTATTACTGTTTCATACTTAAAAAATGCTTGGCAAAATAAATCACAGCCAATTAAAACAACATTATTAGAACAAAATGTCGTTGTTGGGATTGGTAATATTTATGCAAATGAAATTTTATTTGCTTCAAAAATCCATCCCGGTGAAAAAACTAAAAATTTAACAGATCAAGATTATCAAAATATTATTGATAATACAAAAGTTGTTCTTCAACAAGCAATTAATGAAGGAGGAACAACCATTGCGACTTACCATCCTGAACCAGGAATGGATGGCAAATTTCTTCAACAATTAAAAGTTCATGGGCGGAATAAAATGGAGTGTTTTAATTGTCAAAATAAAGTTGATAAAATTTTTGTTAATGGTCGTGGGACTTATTATTGTAATTATTGTCAAAAATTAAAATAA
- the fba gene encoding class II fructose-1,6-bisphosphate aldolase, with protein sequence MGQKYHTKLVNASEMIKKAHQNKYAVGHFNINNLEWTKALLEVAQATNTPIILGASEGAIKYMGGYNLVVAMVNALLDSLEITVPVALHLDHGQSVESCKKAIDAGFSSVMYDGSHHPFAENMTNTKEVVSYAKANEVSIEAEIGTIGGEEDGVVGAGEIGDPKEAAEMVATGIDFLATGIGNIHGPYPAGWPGLNFQALEDIQAAAKIGMVLHGGSGIPQEQVKKAISLGISKINVNTELQIAFAAATRQYIEAGKDKPENGKGFDPRKLLKPGYEAIKATFDELTTWFGCKGKA encoded by the coding sequence ATGGGACAAAAATATCATACAAAATTAGTTAATGCTAGTGAAATGATTAAAAAAGCACATCAAAATAAATATGCGGTTGGACATTTCAACATTAATAATTTAGAGTGAACCAAAGCATTATTGGAAGTGGCACAAGCAACAAATACACCAATTATTTTAGGTGCTTCAGAAGGAGCAATTAAATATATGGGAGGTTATAACTTAGTTGTTGCGATGGTTAATGCCTTATTAGATTCATTGGAAATTACAGTTCCAGTGGCTTTACATTTAGATCATGGTCAGTCAGTAGAAAGTTGTAAAAAAGCAATCGATGCTGGGTTTTCTTCAGTAATGTATGATGGTAGTCATCATCCATTTGCAGAAAATATGACAAATACAAAAGAAGTAGTAAGTTATGCAAAAGCGAATGAAGTTTCAATTGAAGCTGAAATTGGAACAATTGGTGGCGAAGAAGATGGTGTTGTTGGGGCTGGTGAAATTGGTGATCCAAAAGAAGCTGCTGAAATGGTTGCAACCGGAATTGATTTTTTAGCAACCGGAATTGGAAATATTCATGGTCCATATCCAGCGGGATGACCAGGATTAAATTTTCAAGCACTAGAAGACATTCAAGCTGCTGCTAAAATTGGGATGGTGTTACATGGTGGAAGTGGAATTCCACAAGAACAAGTTAAAAAAGCAATTTCATTAGGAATTAGCAAAATTAATGTTAATACTGAATTACAAATTGCCTTTGCTGCGGCAACAAGACAATATATTGAAGCGGGGAAAGACAAACCAGAAAATGGGAAAGGGTTTGACCCACGTAAATTATTGAAACCAGGTTATGAAGCAATCAAAGCAACCTTTGATGAATTAACTACATGATTTGGTTGCAAGGGTAAAGCTTAG